From a region of the Tiliqua scincoides isolate rTilSci1 chromosome 4, rTilSci1.hap2, whole genome shotgun sequence genome:
- the LOC136647330 gene encoding tubulin beta-2 chain, whose translation MREIVHIQAGQCGNQIGAKFWEVISDEHGIDPTGSYHGDSDLQLERINVYYNEATGNKFVPRAILVDLEPGTMDSVRSGPFGQIFRPDNFVFGQSGAGNNWAKGHYTEGAELVDSVLDVVRKESESCDCLQGFQLTHSLGGGTGSGMGTLLISKIREEYPDRIMNTFSVMPSPKVSDTVVEPYNATLSVHQLVENTDETYCIDNEALYDICFRTLKLTTPTYGDLNHLVSATMSGVTTCLRFPGQLNADLRKLAVNMVPFPRLHFFMPGFAPLTSRGSQQYRALTVPELTQQMFDSKNMMAACDPRHGRYLTVAAIFRGRMSMKEVDEQMLNVQNKNSSYFVEWIPNNVKTAVCDIPPRGLKMSATFIGNSTAIQELFKRISEQFTAMFRRKAFLHWYTGEGMDEMEFTEAESNMNDLVSEYQQYQDATADEQGEFEEEGEEDEA comes from the exons ATGCGTGAGATCGTGCACATTCAGGCGGGCCAGTGCGGGAACCAGATCGGAGCCAAG TTCTGGGAGGTCATCAGCGATGAGCATGGCATTGACCCCACCGGTAGCTACCATGGAGACAGCGACCTGCAGCTGGAGAGAATCAACGTCTACTACAATGAAGCAACtg GTAACAAGTTTGTGCCTCGTGCAATCCTTGTCGACTTGGAGCCTGGTACAATGGACTCTGTCAGATCTGGCCCTTTTGGTCAGATCTTTAGACCTGACAACTTTGTCTTTG GCCAGAGTGGTGCTGGGAACAACTGGGCCAAGGGTCACTACACAGAGGGAGCTGAGCTAGTGGACTCTGTGCTGGATGTGGTAAggaaggaatctgagagctgtgaCTGCTTGCAGGGCTTCCAGCTGACCCattccttgggtggtggcactggGTCTGGCATGGGAACCCTTCTCATCAGCAAGATTAGGGAGGAATACCCAGACAGGATCATGAACACATTCAGCGTGATGCCTTCCCCCAAAGTGTCGGACACAGTGGTTGAGCCGTACAATGCCACCCTCTCTGTCCACCAGCTGGTGGAGAATACAGATGAAACCTATTGTATTGACAATGAGGCTTTGTATGACATCTGTTTCCGCACACTGAAACTCACAACACCGACCTATGGAGATCTGAACCATTTGGTCTCGGCCACCATGAGCGGGGTGACCACCTGCCTCCGCTTCCCTGGGCAACTGAATGCTGACCTTCGCAAGCTGGCGGTCAACATGGTGCCTTTTCCCCGCTTGCACTTCTTCATGCCGGGATTTGCTCCCCTCACAAGCCGTGGCAGCCAGCAGTACCGTGCCCTGACAGTGCCAGAGCTCACCCAACAGATGTTTGATTCCAAAAACATGATGGCGGCCTGTGACCCACGCCATGGCCGCTATCTgacggtggcagccattttccggGGCAGAATGTCCATGAAGGAAGTGGATGAGCAGATGCTCAATGTCCAGAACAAAAACAGCAGCTACTTTGTGGAATGGATCCCCAACAACGTGAAGACGGCCGTGTGTGACATTCCTCCCCGTGGCCTCAAAATGTCCGCCACCTTCATCGGCAACAGCACTGCCATCCAAGAGTTGTTCAAGAGAATCTCGGAGCAGTTCACGGCCATGTTCCGGCGCAAGGCCTTCTTGCACTGGTACACTGGTGAGGGCATGGATGAGATGGAGTTCACGGAAGCGGAGAGCAATATGAATGACCTGGTCTCTGAATACCAGCAATATCAAGATGCCACTGCAGATGAGCAAGGGGAGTttgaagaggaaggagaggaggatgAGGCTTAA